GTTCGCCACGGGTGTGCTGGCCATGGTGGTTTCGGGCATCTGGTGCGACGCCCGAGGGCCTCGGGGGCCGATGTGGCACGGCGTCGCGTGGTTCGTCGTCGGGCTGCTGATCGCCGGGACCGCGCCCGTGATGAGTGCGCTGGTCGTCGGGCGGGCGGTGCAGGGTTTCGGCTCAGGGTTGCTCTCGGTGGCGCTCTACGTGATCGTCGGGCAGGCGTACCCGCAGGATCTGCACCGGCGGATCTTCGCGGCGTTCGCGGCGGCGTGGGTCGTACCGTCGCTGGTCGGGCCGGCGATCGCCGGTCTGATCGTGCAGTACCTGGGCTGGCGGTGGGTCTTCCTGGCGGTCCCGGCGGTGGCCGTGCCGGCGGTGTTGCTGATCCATCCGGGCCTGCGGTCGCTGGGCCGGAGTGTGGCGAGCAGCCCGGCGGCCGGTGCGGCGGCACGGATCGGTTGGGCGTGCGGGGCGGCGGTGAGCGCCGCACTGCTGCACATCGGGGGACAGCAGCGTGGCGTCACTGCCCTGGTGCTGATTGCGGTCGCCGTGGTCGGCCTGCTGGTCTGCGCTCCCCGCCTGCTGCCGGCCGGGTTCCTCCGGGCGGCCCGAGGGCTGCCCACCGTCGTCGGGCTGCGCGGGCTGGCGTCGGCGGCGTTCGTCGGCGCCGAGGTCGTCATCCCGTTGATGCTCTCCCGGGAGCGGGGCCTCTCGCCCACGGCGGCCGGGCTGGTCCTGACGGTCGGCGCGCTGGCGTGGTCGGTGGGCTCCTGGTTGCAGGGCCGGATCCCGGTGCCGGCCTCCCGGGCCAGCCTGCCGCGTGCCGGGCTGACCTGCATCACGGTCGGCACCGCCACTGTGGCGCTGGCCGTCCTACCCGAGTTGCCGATCATGGTCGCCGTGCTCGGCTGGGCGGTCGCCGGCCTCGGCATGGGGCTGCTCTACCCGTCGTTGTCGGTGCTCACCCTGGAGCTGTCCGCCCCCGGTGAGCAGGGCCGCAACAGTTCGTCGCTGCAACTGGGCGACAACCTCTTCGCGGCGACAGTGCTGGCGCTCACCGGGGCGGTGCTGGCGGCGGGAAGCGCACCTGGCCCGGCCAGTTACACGCTGACCCTGGTGGTGGCCTCCGGCTTGGCGCTGCTCGGGGCGCTGCTGGCCGGCCGTGTCGTGGTGGGCAGGGGCGCGTAGCCGGACTGGCGATCCGCAGATTCGGCACCGCCCGACGCTGGTCGGCCGGGAGGATGGCGGGCGATGAGTTTCCTGACCGTCCTGCCGCTGGCCGTGGTGATGGTCGCCGGGACCAAGGTGGTCGTGGCGGTCTTCCTCGCCTCGTCGGACCGCCCTCGGGCCGCGTCGCTGGGCTTCCTCTTCGGCGGCGGGCTGGTGGTGGCCGCCGGAGTGACCGTGAGTTGGCTGGTCACCCGCCTTGTGGGCGGTCTGGCCATGGATGCCGGCGCCGTGGCCGGCCGGATTGACCGGGGTCCGGCCATCGACCTGGTGGTGCTCGTCCTGCTGGCCAGCCTGGCCGTGGTGGTGTGGCTGCGCCGGAATCGGGCCGGGCAGCCGCGGTGGCTGGGGGACCTCAACCACGCCGGTCCGGCCCGGGCCGCGCGACTCTGCGCGCTGCTCTTCGTCGTGACGCCCAGCGACGACCTGACCATGGCAGCAGTGGGAGCGAGCGTCGCCCGGCACGACCTGCCGTGGTGGAACCTGGTGCCGTTCGTGCTGGTCACGGTCTTTCTGCTCGCTCTTCCGCTGCTGGCTCGGTTGGTGCTCGGGCCGCGCGCGGTGCGGTCGCTGACCCGGATGCGTGACTGGGCCGAGGGGCACTCCTGGGTAGTCGACGAGGTGCTGATCGGCTTCTTCGCACTGCTGACCGTGGTGGATCTGGTGCGGTCGGGATGAGTCACAACCCGTCGTCAGTCGCCGTCCAGCACCGGCCGACCACCTCGCTGACACGTACGGGGGAACCGGGCGGAGATGAGAGCAACAACGGTTCACGTTCGTCTTACGGTGACGCCATGTTCGCTGTCGTCACCACGGTGATCCTCTACGTCTTCGGCTTCGTCTTCCTCTACGGCGTGATCCGGCTGGGTGTCCGCCACGCGTTGGAGGACCTGGAGTTGCAACGGGCCAAGGCCCACCGCGAGGAGGAGTTGGCGGCCGCCCGCGACCGCTCCTTCATGCGCGAC
This portion of the Micromonospora zamorensis genome encodes:
- a CDS encoding MFS transporter, encoding MPSTVAPAIPAAAGLFAPRLRAMTVGSVALISLLAFEALAVGTAMPTVARSLDGLALYGIAFGGPFATGVLAMVVSGIWCDARGPRGPMWHGVAWFVVGLLIAGTAPVMSALVVGRAVQGFGSGLLSVALYVIVGQAYPQDLHRRIFAAFAAAWVVPSLVGPAIAGLIVQYLGWRWVFLAVPAVAVPAVLLIHPGLRSLGRSVASSPAAGAAARIGWACGAAVSAALLHIGGQQRGVTALVLIAVAVVGLLVCAPRLLPAGFLRAARGLPTVVGLRGLASAAFVGAEVVIPLMLSRERGLSPTAAGLVLTVGALAWSVGSWLQGRIPVPASRASLPRAGLTCITVGTATVALAVLPELPIMVAVLGWAVAGLGMGLLYPSLSVLTLELSAPGEQGRNSSSLQLGDNLFAATVLALTGAVLAAGSAPGPASYTLTLVVASGLALLGALLAGRVVVGRGA
- a CDS encoding GAP family protein, whose protein sequence is MSFLTVLPLAVVMVAGTKVVVAVFLASSDRPRAASLGFLFGGGLVVAAGVTVSWLVTRLVGGLAMDAGAVAGRIDRGPAIDLVVLVLLASLAVVVWLRRNRAGQPRWLGDLNHAGPARAARLCALLFVVTPSDDLTMAAVGASVARHDLPWWNLVPFVLVTVFLLALPLLARLVLGPRAVRSLTRMRDWAEGHSWVVDEVLIGFFALLTVVDLVRSG